A genomic segment from Bacteroidota bacterium encodes:
- a CDS encoding T9SS type A sorting domain-containing protein, with protein MRSIKKLFNILLIILLGIFSVNAQQATSNGGEASGSGGTVSYSVGQVVYQSHDNGTNSVSEGVQQAFEISNHVGIAEASAIQLTMNVFPNPSNGLLTLCIKDYVSNDLVYQIYDQNGKQVSRGRIKGQSTQISLSQHAASTYFLNVLDANKEIKTFKIIKH; from the coding sequence ATGAGAAGTATTAAAAAATTATTTAACATTCTGCTGATCATTCTGTTAGGTATTTTCAGCGTAAATGCACAGCAGGCTACCAGCAATGGTGGAGAGGCTAGCGGCTCTGGTGGGACGGTTAGCTATTCTGTTGGACAAGTTGTTTATCAAAGTCATGATAATGGCACAAATTCAGTATCAGAAGGAGTGCAACAAGCTTTTGAAATTTCTAATCATGTGGGTATCGCTGAAGCCTCAGCTATTCAACTCACGATGAATGTGTTTCCTAATCCGTCAAATGGCTTATTAACCTTATGTATTAAGGATTATGTGTCAAACGATTTGGTTTATCAGATTTATGATCAGAATGGAAAGCAAGTTTCGAGAGGAAGAATAAAAGGCCAATCTACGCAAATATCCTTAAGTCAACATGCTGCTTCTACTTACTTTTTAAACGTATTAGATGCAAACAAAGAAATCAAAACATTTAAAATTATAAAACACTAG